In a single window of the Cuculus canorus isolate bCucCan1 chromosome 25, bCucCan1.pri, whole genome shotgun sequence genome:
- the CCDC103 gene encoding coiled-coil domain-containing protein 103 isoform X2: protein MEADGAVDPVALERELRAAVAADERRERENAAKLRALRQRVPSYEEFRNIVLASHLKPLEKKDKMGKRNILWNPYAAHAKTPQGSDMEILQELDQLPRTSAEFYRDWRRCLKSGKEKYQLLLELGGEALGRIFQADLGFGLLGEFLTVLAENVCPQDGDAILQILQSLSGTKRFGLNVDLLSELEKESSRDLFRKLQRMRWNDGTARHPRGRAGCEAEREAHLMDISLEKEERILLELMECYQVS from the exons atggaggcgGACGGAGCCGTGGACCCGGTGGCGCTGGAGCGGGAGCTGCGGGCGGCCGTGGCGGCTGACGAGCGGCGGGAGCGGGAGAACGCGGCCAAGCTGCGGGCGCTGCGCCAGCGCGTGCCCTCCTATGAGGAGTTCAG GAACATTGTGCTGGCGTCACACCTGAAGCCCCTAGAGAAGAAGGACAAGATGGGAAAGAGGAACATCTTATGGAATCCTTATGCAGCCCACGCCAAGACCCCACAAGGCAGCGACATGgaaatactccag gaactGGATCAACTGCCCAGAACATCTGCTGAATTTTACAGAGATTGGCGCAGATGCTTAAAAAGcggaaaagaaaaataccagctTCTGCTTGAACTCGGAGGGGAGGCCTTGGGCAGAATCTTTCAGGCTGATTTGGGCTTTGGCCTCCTGGGTGAATTCCTTACGGTGCTGGCAGAGAACGTCTGTCCTCAAGATGGAGATGCCATTCTTCAGATCTTACAGAGCCTTTCGGGTACCAAGCGCTTCGGGTTAAACGTAGATCTTCTGAgtgagctggagaaggagagcagcagggatttgtttaggaagctgcagagaatgAGGTGGAATGATGGGACCGCTCGCCATCCCAGAGGCCGAGCCGGCTGCGAAGCAGAGAGGGAAGCCCACCTCATGGACATCAGcttggaaaaggaggaaaggataCTACTGGAGCTGATGGAATGTTACCAGGTCAGCTGA
- the CCDC103 gene encoding coiled-coil domain-containing protein 103 isoform X1: MEADGAVDPVALERELRAAVAADERRERENAAKLRALRQRVPSYEEFRLAGQGWALPAGSIRPWDNPVLGCLWSSSFGSTNLGSSDLAVSMLSAPGDCERGLMGSKPGDLSPHPWRNIVLASHLKPLEKKDKMGKRNILWNPYAAHAKTPQGSDMEILQELDQLPRTSAEFYRDWRRCLKSGKEKYQLLLELGGEALGRIFQADLGFGLLGEFLTVLAENVCPQDGDAILQILQSLSGTKRFGLNVDLLSELEKESSRDLFRKLQRMRWNDGTARHPRGRAGCEAEREAHLMDISLEKEERILLELMECYQVS, encoded by the exons atggaggcgGACGGAGCCGTGGACCCGGTGGCGCTGGAGCGGGAGCTGCGGGCGGCCGTGGCGGCTGACGAGCGGCGGGAGCGGGAGAACGCGGCCAAGCTGCGGGCGCTGCGCCAGCGCGTGCCCTCCTATGAGGAGTTCAGGTTGGCGGGGCAGGGCTGGGCGCTCCCGGCTGGATCCATCCGTCCCTGGGACAACCCAGTCCTTGGTTGCCTTTGGAGCTCTTCCTTTGGGAGCACCAATTTGGGGAGCTCAGACCTGGCGGTTTCCATGCTTTCTGCTCCGGGTGACTGCGAGCGCGGCTTGATGGGCAGCAAACCCGGTGActtgagtccccatccctggag GAACATTGTGCTGGCGTCACACCTGAAGCCCCTAGAGAAGAAGGACAAGATGGGAAAGAGGAACATCTTATGGAATCCTTATGCAGCCCACGCCAAGACCCCACAAGGCAGCGACATGgaaatactccag gaactGGATCAACTGCCCAGAACATCTGCTGAATTTTACAGAGATTGGCGCAGATGCTTAAAAAGcggaaaagaaaaataccagctTCTGCTTGAACTCGGAGGGGAGGCCTTGGGCAGAATCTTTCAGGCTGATTTGGGCTTTGGCCTCCTGGGTGAATTCCTTACGGTGCTGGCAGAGAACGTCTGTCCTCAAGATGGAGATGCCATTCTTCAGATCTTACAGAGCCTTTCGGGTACCAAGCGCTTCGGGTTAAACGTAGATCTTCTGAgtgagctggagaaggagagcagcagggatttgtttaggaagctgcagagaatgAGGTGGAATGATGGGACCGCTCGCCATCCCAGAGGCCGAGCCGGCTGCGAAGCAGAGAGGGAAGCCCACCTCATGGACATCAGcttggaaaaggaggaaaggataCTACTGGAGCTGATGGAATGTTACCAGGTCAGCTGA
- the FAM187A gene encoding Ig-like V-type domain-containing protein FAM187A → MAVRVLGATVLLCMADVLHAFAIEEKGDVFNRMACPAFLVFVNTAYLAGMTFELPCNCKPKEVSSVVWYFQKNMGSPKTTVLTDFSGNVIVDSSRIRTGSDILKRFSIRMFSLIVFQAQETDSGHYLCGTKKGDFFYGYDVDVQPIKNMRVAFIDRDQHVQDDSTEKLFSFFTTFWDWTRCDRCGVRGEQRRIGLCYVRSTKLHPRYQTAVPNVTSCGSKAVPAHLRRPGHLRRPEIAIRSCLTPCLKKEVPKEGVQAISNLISKLGAKPWLPRVPTQFHKQPVGSGLVITCPGARPEHAVAWDKESVRLYRSRYLIGVNKSMRIFIDHGNHLHIQRVQVNDEGTYFCWLEGKMVAGLRLSVSFQRRRWRTFDDPETIYAVKVIGLSYLVICGLFIVIHVCRSCRWVLWYLARR, encoded by the coding sequence ATGGCGGTGAGGGTGCTGGGAGCCACTGTTCTCCTCTGCATGGCAGATGTTCTCCATGCTTTTGCCATTGAAGAGAAAGGAGATGTGTTCAACAGGATGGCTTGTCCTGCTTTCCTGGTGTTCGTCAACACCGCTTACTTGGCCGGCATGACCTTCGAGCTCCCCTGCAACTGCAAACCCAAAGAGGTCTCTTCTGTTGTCTGGTACTTCCAGAAGAACATGGGCAGCCCAAAAACCACAGTCCTGACAGACTTTTCTGGCAATGTGATTGTTGACTCGAGTCGTATCCGCACGGGCAGCGACATTCTGAAGCGTTTCTCTATCCGCATGTTCAGTCTCATTGTCTTCCAAGCCCAGGAGACAGACTCGGGCCACTACCTGTGTGGCACTAAGAAAGGGGACTTCTTTTACGGCTACGACGTGGACGTGCAGCCCATCAAGAACATGAGAGTGGCTTTCATAGACAGAGACCAGCACGTCCAGGATGACTCCACGGAGAAGCTCTTCAGCTTCTTCACCACCTTCTGGGACTGGACCAGATGTGACCGCTGTGGGGTGAGAGGCGAGCAGCGGCGCATAGGGCTCTGCTACGTGCGGAGCACCAAGCTGCACCCTCGCTATCAAACTGCCGTGCCCAACGTCACGTCCTGTGGCTCGAAGGCTGTCCCTGCACATTTGCGGCGGCCTGGCCACCTCCGGAGACCCGAGATAGCCATCCGGAGCTGCCTGACCCCTTGCCTGAAGAAGGAGGTCCCCAAGGAAGGCGTGCAGGCCATTTCCAATTTGATTTCCAAGCTGGGTGCGAAGCCCTGGCTGCCCCGTGTCCCCACCCAGTTTCACAAGCAGCCCGTTGGAAGTGGCCTGGTCATCACATGCCCAGGAGCTCGACCTGAGCACGCCGTGGCCTGGGACAAGGAGTCCGTCCGGCTCTACCGCTCCCGTTACCTCATCGGTGTCAACAAGAGCATGCGGATCTTCATTGACCACGGGAACCACCTGCACATCCAGCGGGTCCAGGTCAACGATGAAGGCACCTACTTCTGCTGGCTGGAGGGCAAGATGGTGGCCGGCTTGCGACTCAGCGTGTCCTTCCAGCGCCGGCGCTGGCGGACCTTCGATGATCCCGAGACCATCTACGCTGTCAAGGTCATCGGTTTAAGCTACCTCGTCATCTGCGGGCTCTTCATTGTCATCCACGTGTGCCGCTCCTGCCGGTGGGTGTTGTGGTACCTTGCCAGGAGATAG
- the GFAP gene encoding glial fibrillary acidic protein: MESQRLSYGRRFGTATPGHRVLLTSSPARLRAPRSTQLGPRLGAHLGSTKMDFSLAAALNSEFRETRTNEKVEMMELNDRFASYIEKVRLLEQQNKVLVVELNQARDQEPSRLADIYQEELRDLRHRVEQLATAKTRLEIEKDNLAEDLGNLQQKLQDEVTLRLEAESSLAATRQDMDAAALARLDLERRVGTLQDEIAFLRKVHEEELRELQEQLARQRVHIEVDASKPDLTAALRDIRSQYEAMAATNVQETEEWYKSKFADLTDAAARHVEALRAAKQEANEYRRQLQALTCDLEALRGSNESLERQLRELEERYALETAGYQDTVVRLEEDIRSLKEEMARHLQEYQDLLNVKLALDIEIATYRKLLEGEESRITVPVQSFSNLQIRETSLDTKSVSEAHLKRTIVVKTVETRDGEVIKESKQEHKEVA; encoded by the exons ATGGAGAGCCAACGACTGTCCTACGGACGCCGCTTCGGCACCGCCACCCCGGGGCACCGGGTGCTCCTCACCAGCTCCCCCGCCCGTCTCCGGGCTCCCCGCAGCACCCAGCTGGGTCCCCGTCTGGGTGCTCACCTGGGGTCCACCAAGATGGACTTCTCGTTGGCTGCGGCACTCAACTCGGAGTTCAGGGAGACACGCACCAACgagaaggtggagatgatggagctCAACGACCGCTTCGCCAGCTACATCGAGAAGGTTCGGCTCCTGGAACAGCAGAACAAGGTGCTGGTGGTGGAGCTGAACCAGGCACGGGACCAGGAACCCTCGCGCCTGGCGGATATCTACCAGGAGGAGCTGCGTGACCTGCGGCACCGTGTGGAGCAGTTGGCCACCGCCAAGACCCGTCTGGAGATCGAGAAGGACAACCTTGCTGAGGACCTTGGCAACCTTCAGCAGAA GCTGCAGGATGAGGTGACCCTGCGGCTGGAGGCAGAGAGCAGCCTGGCTGCCACCAGGCAG GACATGGACGCTGCCGCCTTGGCTCGCCTGGACCTGGAGCGGCGCGTGGGGACCCTGCAGGATGAGATCGCCTTTCTCCGCAAGGTCCACGAGGAG gagctgcgggagctgcaggagcagctggcCCGGCAGCGGGTGCACATCGAGGTGGACGCGAGCAAACCAGACCTGACGGCCGCCCTGCGTGATATCCGCAGCCAGTACGAGGCCATGGCGGCCACCAACGTCCAGGAGACCGAAGAGTGGTACAAGTCCAAG TTTGCAGATCTGACGGACGCAGCTGCCCGGCACGTGGAGGCCCTGCGTGCAGCCAAGCAAGAGGCCAACGAGTACCGGCGTCAGCTCCAGGCCCTCACCTGTGACCTGGAGGCTCTGCGGGGTTCG AATGAGTCCCTGGAGAGGCAGCTGCGGGAACTGGAGGAGCGCTACGCCCTGGAGACGGCCGGCTACCAGGACACGGTGGTGCGGCTGGAGGAGGACATCCGCAGCCTCAAGGAAGAGATGGCCCGGCACCTGCAGGAGTACCAGGATCTGCTCAATGTCAAGCTGGCCCTCGACATTGAGATCGCCACGTACCGCAAGCTGCTGGAGGGCGAGGAGAGCAG GATCACCGTCCCTGTGCAGAGCTTCTCCAACCTGCAGATCCGAG AGACCAGCCTGGACACTAAATCTGTGTCAGAAGCCCATCTGAAGAGGACCATCGTAGTCAAAACTGTGGAGACCAGAGATGGAGAG GTGATCAAGGAGTCCAAGCAGGAGCACAAGGAGGTGGCGTAG